GAGGCTTTGAACCCGCAGGGCCATGGCCATGCGGCGCTCACTGCCGAAGAGATTGGTCACAACGGGAATGGAAAAGCCTTCAACCCTTTCAAAGAAAAGGGCCCGATTTAGAGAGGGGGGGCCCTTGCACACCCTATCCGTTATCTCTGTAATCTCCAGCTCCCGGGAAACATTAACCTTTATGCGGGCCAATTCTCCCGCTTCTTCCAGCAAATCAATGAAACCTCTCAGATCCTCCATGGCCAAGGGTTTACTTCTTCTCCAGCACAATAGTGTGCTTGAGAAAATCAATGCGCCTTATGTTCCCTCGGACGAGCTTCTGTTCTCCGAGGAGGTTTATGAGGACAAAACTGTCGCCTTCGGGCTGGACCAGGATGACATCTCGCATTATTTCTTCTTCCCGGTCATCTGTTACGAGGAAAGCCTTAGCCTCGCACATGCT
The sequence above is a segment of the Anaerolineae bacterium genome. Coding sequences within it:
- a CDS encoding CooT family nickel-binding protein codes for the protein MCEAKAFLVTDDREEEIMRDVILVQPEGDSFVLINLLGEQKLVRGNIRRIDFLKHTIVLEKK